In the genome of Afifella aestuarii, one region contains:
- the glmS gene encoding glutamine--fructose-6-phosphate transaminase (isomerizing): MCGIVGIVGTTPVAPRLLDALKRLEYRGYDSAGVATLENKELTRERAKGKLVNLENRLHEHPLSGLIGIGHTRWATHGAPTEVNAHPHATESVAVVHNGIIENFQELRAEIRAAGRALQTDTDTEVVAHLITLALARGLDPVAAAAETLAKLEGAFALAILFAHEDDLLIAARRGSPLAIGYGDGEMYLGSDAIALAPFTNQITYLEDGDWAVVRRKSVAIYDENGAEVRRPVQHFVASNLMVDKGNHRHFMLKEIYEQPEVVAHTLGHYVDFAERRVALPEGAEIDFAGLDRLAMSACGTAFYAALVGQYWFEQLARLPVDLDIASEFRYREVPLGDKGLSLFISQSGETADTLASLRYCREHGQKIGAIVNVPTSSIAREADYILPTLAGPEIGVASTKAFTCQLTTLLALAIGAGRQRGHLSRDDEEQLVQAAIEMPRHLSQALKLEDEIEGLAKELSRVKHVLYLGRGKSFPLALEGALKLKEISYIHAEGYAAGELKHGPIALIDETMPVIVVAPYDKVFDKTVSNMQEVAARGGRIILLTDEEGARSAAVDTMKTLILPSMPAAIAPIVYAVPVQLLAYHTAVFMGTDVDQPRNLAKSVTVE; encoded by the coding sequence ATGTGTGGCATTGTCGGAATCGTCGGAACGACCCCGGTCGCCCCGCGGCTGTTGGATGCGCTCAAGCGGCTTGAATACCGAGGATACGATTCGGCAGGTGTCGCGACGCTGGAGAACAAGGAGCTCACGCGCGAGCGCGCCAAGGGAAAGCTCGTCAATCTCGAGAACCGCCTGCACGAGCATCCGCTTTCCGGTTTGATCGGCATCGGCCATACGCGCTGGGCGACGCATGGGGCGCCGACGGAAGTCAACGCGCATCCGCATGCAACGGAAAGCGTTGCCGTCGTCCACAACGGCATCATCGAGAATTTTCAGGAATTGCGGGCCGAGATCCGGGCCGCCGGACGGGCGCTTCAGACCGACACCGACACGGAAGTCGTCGCGCATCTCATCACTCTGGCGCTCGCCCGCGGGCTCGATCCCGTGGCGGCCGCTGCGGAGACGCTGGCAAAACTCGAAGGTGCCTTCGCTCTCGCCATCCTTTTTGCGCATGAGGACGACCTTCTCATTGCGGCACGCCGGGGCAGTCCGCTCGCCATCGGCTATGGCGACGGCGAGATGTATCTCGGCTCCGACGCCATCGCGCTTGCTCCGTTCACCAACCAGATCACCTATCTGGAAGACGGCGATTGGGCGGTCGTACGGCGTAAGAGCGTCGCCATCTATGATGAGAACGGCGCCGAGGTGCGGCGACCGGTCCAGCATTTCGTCGCCTCGAACTTGATGGTCGACAAGGGCAATCATCGGCACTTCATGCTCAAGGAGATTTACGAGCAGCCCGAGGTCGTGGCGCATACTCTCGGCCATTACGTGGATTTCGCTGAACGCCGCGTGGCGCTGCCGGAGGGGGCCGAGATCGATTTTGCGGGGCTCGACCGTCTCGCCATGTCGGCCTGCGGAACGGCGTTTTACGCGGCACTTGTGGGCCAATATTGGTTTGAGCAGTTGGCTCGCCTGCCAGTCGATCTCGATATCGCTTCGGAGTTTCGCTATCGGGAGGTTCCCCTCGGCGATAAGGGGCTGTCGCTCTTCATCTCGCAATCGGGTGAGACGGCCGACACGCTCGCCTCGCTCCGCTACTGCCGGGAGCATGGGCAGAAGATCGGTGCGATCGTCAACGTGCCGACATCCTCGATCGCGCGTGAGGCCGATTACATTCTGCCGACACTCGCCGGACCCGAGATCGGCGTCGCCTCGACGAAAGCGTTCACCTGCCAGCTCACGACACTCCTCGCGCTTGCAATCGGCGCCGGACGTCAACGCGGACATCTCTCGCGCGACGACGAGGAACAGCTCGTTCAGGCTGCAATCGAGATGCCGCGGCATCTTTCGCAAGCTCTCAAGCTCGAGGACGAGATCGAGGGGCTGGCGAAAGAGCTGTCGCGCGTCAAACACGTGCTCTATCTCGGTCGTGGCAAGAGCTTTCCTCTGGCGCTCGAAGGCGCTCTGAAGCTCAAGGAAATCTCCTATATTCATGCCGAGGGCTATGCGGCGGGCGAACTGAAGCATGGGCCGATCGCGCTCATCGATGAGACGATGCCGGTCATCGTGGTGGCGCCTTACGACAAGGTCTTCGACAAGACCGTCTCCAATATGCAGGAAGTCGCGGCGCGCGGCGGGCGAATCATTCTGCTGACGGACGAAGAGGGCGCGCGGAGCGCTGCTGTCGACACGATGAAGACTCTGATCCTGCCGAGCATGCCGGCCGCGATCGCGCCCATCGTATATGCCGTGCCGGTGCAGCTTTTGGCCTACCATACCGCGGTTTTTATGGGCACAGACGTCGACCAGCCCCGCAATCTCGCCAAGTCCGTGACGGTCGAATAG
- a CDS encoding DUF502 domain-containing protein: protein METEDAERGAKPQRRHSKAGLRLRNYFLTGIVVAAPIGITFYLTWAFVAWVDGWVKPLIPHAYNPDNYLPFSVPGFGLIVAIFLLTMLGFLTANLVGRTIVAYGELLLDRMPLVRNLYRALKQIFETALSQSSRSFQQVGLIEYPRRGLWALVFIATDTKGEIAERLQESDTDTMAVFLPTTPNPTSGFLLIVPRQDVILLDMTVEEGAKLVISAGLVAPEYHRKTKALAREAKEAADDEREAAE from the coding sequence ATGGAAACCGAGGACGCAGAGCGGGGGGCAAAGCCGCAGCGGCGGCACTCGAAAGCGGGGCTCAGGCTTCGCAACTATTTCCTGACCGGTATCGTCGTTGCCGCGCCGATCGGCATCACGTTTTATCTCACCTGGGCTTTCGTGGCCTGGGTGGACGGATGGGTGAAGCCGCTCATCCCCCACGCTTACAATCCCGACAATTATCTGCCCTTCTCGGTTCCGGGTTTCGGGCTCATCGTCGCCATCTTCCTTCTGACGATGCTGGGCTTCCTGACGGCCAACCTGGTCGGGCGCACGATTGTCGCGTACGGGGAGCTCCTCCTCGATCGTATGCCGCTCGTGCGGAACCTTTACCGGGCGCTGAAGCAGATCTTCGAGACCGCCCTTTCACAATCGAGCCGCTCGTTTCAGCAGGTCGGGCTGATCGAATATCCGCGGCGCGGGCTGTGGGCGCTGGTCTTCATCGCGACCGACACGAAGGGGGAGATCGCCGAGCGTCTCCAGGAAAGCGATACGGATACGATGGCCGTCTTTCTGCCGACGACGCCAAATCCGACCTCAGGCTTTCTGCTCATTGTGCCGCGCCAGGATGTCATTCTGCTCGATATGACCGTCGAGGAGGGGGCCAAGCTCGTCATTTCTGCAGGCCTTGTCGCCCCGGAATATCATCGCAAGACCAAGGCTCTCGCCCGCGAGGCCAAGGAAGCGGCAGATGATGAGAGAGAGGCGGCGGAATAG
- the glmU gene encoding bifunctional UDP-N-acetylglucosamine diphosphorylase/glucosamine-1-phosphate N-acetyltransferase GlmU, whose translation MSQLTTIILAAGEGTRMRSAYPKVLHPIGGLPMLAFAMRAAQAAGAAHLGVVVGPGHDSVRALVTQEMPQAEVFVQEERRGTGHAVMQARPLLERAEGVVLVLFGDTPFVTAETISCLAGLIDEGAALAVAGMRPPSPVGYGRLITEEGRLLAIREDKDASPEEKKIELCNAGLMAFRAGDMLSLLEAIDSNNAQGEFYLTDAVAIANQRGLSVKAAEIAFDEVFGVNDRAQLAEAEARFQNARRRQAMVEGVSLVAPETVFFSHDTVLGRDVTVEPNVFFGPGVRVEDGVRIHGFSHLEGCVVKAGAEIGPFARLRPGADVGARAKVGNFCEVKATTLGDGAKVNHLTYLGDASVGAGTNIGAGTITCNYDGFSKSRTQIGEGAFIGSNSSLVAPVSIGDGAYVGSGSVITDDVAPDALAIGRGRQVQKPDWAKSFRARHVKK comes from the coding sequence ATGTCTCAGCTTACGACCATCATTCTGGCTGCGGGTGAGGGCACCCGCATGCGCTCGGCCTATCCAAAAGTTCTACACCCGATCGGCGGGCTTCCCATGCTGGCTTTTGCGATGCGCGCGGCCCAGGCGGCCGGGGCGGCGCATCTCGGCGTCGTCGTCGGTCCGGGACACGATTCTGTGCGGGCCCTGGTCACCCAAGAAATGCCGCAGGCTGAAGTTTTCGTGCAGGAGGAGAGACGCGGCACGGGGCATGCCGTCATGCAGGCGCGTCCGCTTCTGGAGCGCGCCGAAGGCGTGGTGCTGGTTCTTTTCGGAGACACGCCTTTCGTAACGGCTGAGACGATTTCGTGCCTCGCCGGTCTCATTGACGAGGGTGCCGCGCTCGCCGTTGCAGGCATGCGTCCGCCGTCCCCTGTAGGTTACGGCAGGCTCATCACCGAAGAGGGCCGCCTTCTCGCGATCCGCGAAGACAAGGATGCCTCACCAGAAGAGAAGAAGATCGAGCTCTGCAATGCGGGCCTGATGGCGTTCCGTGCGGGCGACATGCTCTCCCTGCTCGAGGCGATCGATAGCAACAACGCACAGGGCGAGTTCTATCTGACGGATGCGGTTGCGATCGCCAATCAGAGAGGTCTCTCGGTCAAAGCCGCTGAGATCGCCTTCGACGAGGTCTTCGGCGTCAATGATAGGGCGCAGCTTGCGGAGGCTGAAGCGCGCTTTCAAAACGCCCGCCGCCGACAGGCGATGGTGGAGGGCGTCAGCCTCGTTGCGCCGGAGACCGTCTTCTTTTCGCACGATACCGTGCTCGGTCGCGACGTGACCGTCGAGCCGAACGTCTTCTTCGGTCCCGGGGTTCGCGTTGAAGACGGGGTCAGGATCCATGGCTTTTCGCATCTTGAAGGCTGTGTCGTGAAAGCCGGGGCAGAGATCGGGCCGTTTGCCCGCCTGCGGCCGGGAGCCGATGTCGGCGCGAGAGCGAAGGTCGGGAATTTCTGCGAGGTGAAGGCAACCACGCTGGGCGATGGCGCGAAGGTCAACCATCTGACCTATCTCGGGGATGCTTCCGTCGGCGCCGGAACCAATATCGGCGCCGGCACCATCACCTGCAATTACGACGGCTTCAGCAAATCTCGCACGCAGATCGGAGAGGGGGCCTTTATCGGTTCCAACTCATCTCTGGTCGCGCCGGTCTCTATCGGAGACGGCGCTTATGTCGGTTCCGGCAGCGTCATTACCGATGACGTCGCGCCGGACGCGCTCGCAATTGGGCGCGGCCGACAGGTGCAGAAGCCGGATTGGGCTAAATCTTTTCGAGCGCGCCACGTGAAAAAGTGA
- a CDS encoding DMT family transporter yields MQASSNRLRDITLLALMPLFFSSNLVIGRAAVSTVEPFTLAFLRWTVALLLLLPLAAAGLRQHRKTLLENWRLLLVLGFLGMGVCGAIVYLALRQTNATNATLIYTSSGVMILVLEWLFRGKRIALRQALGVALAFIGVAVIVLRGDLGRLIALELNAGDLLIALCAFSWAVYSVLLRRGSLHTVPTLPLFTAIVAAGAVVLLPFFAVEAVVREAFPSTLAAWLSIAGLAFISSVLAFLAYQHGVTVFGPGVTGMFLYLLPPYGVLLAMIFLGEEFHTYHALGLALVLPGLMLATLPSTWPRPWHGIRRWAKARHTGLS; encoded by the coding sequence ATGCAAGCTTCCTCAAACCGCCTGCGGGACATCACTCTTCTGGCGCTCATGCCGTTGTTCTTCTCGTCAAATCTCGTGATCGGACGCGCAGCGGTGAGCACGGTCGAGCCGTTCACCCTCGCCTTCTTGCGCTGGACGGTGGCCCTTCTTCTGCTCCTCCCGCTCGCCGCCGCGGGATTGAGACAACACCGCAAGACCCTCCTGGAAAACTGGCGTCTGCTTCTTGTTCTTGGCTTTCTCGGCATGGGTGTGTGCGGGGCGATCGTCTATCTCGCTCTCCGCCAGACCAACGCCACCAACGCCACATTGATCTATACCTCGTCCGGCGTGATGATCCTGGTGCTGGAATGGCTGTTTCGCGGCAAGCGTATTGCGCTGCGCCAGGCGCTCGGCGTGGCCCTCGCATTCATCGGCGTTGCCGTCATCGTGCTGCGGGGAGATCTCGGCCGGCTCATCGCACTCGAATTGAATGCCGGTGATCTGTTGATTGCGCTGTGCGCCTTCTCCTGGGCCGTCTATTCGGTCCTGTTGCGTCGCGGCTCCCTTCACACCGTCCCGACCCTGCCGCTGTTCACAGCCATCGTCGCCGCCGGCGCGGTCGTTTTGCTGCCGTTCTTTGCGGTGGAAGCGGTCGTGCGCGAGGCCTTTCCTTCAACCTTGGCCGCATGGCTCTCGATTGCGGGCCTCGCCTTCATCTCCTCGGTCCTCGCCTTTCTCGCCTACCAGCACGGCGTCACAGTGTTTGGACCGGGTGTCACCGGCATGTTCCTCTACCTGCTGCCACCCTATGGCGTCCTGCTCGCGATGATCTTCCTTGGAGAGGAATTTCACACCTATCACGCGCTCGGGCTGGCCCTGGTTCTGCCGGGCTTGATGCTCGCGACCCTGCCGTCCACATGGCCCCGGCCGTGGCACGGCATCCGGCGATGGGCAAAAGCCCGGCATACGGGGCTATCCTGA
- the recG gene encoding ATP-dependent DNA helicase RecG — MRPALLDPLFAEAASLPGVGPKVEKLLARVTGVAEGPPLVRDLLFHLPVSAIARQQIASLDELPQQGHVVVTGKVEHHEAPRRHSRAPYRVILDDGRGTVELIFFNIRSQWIEKILPLGATRTVSGRLDWFDYRAQIVHPEVMEPGAADKIQMVEPIYPLTEGLSSRVLGKIIRAALERAPTLPEWITSDLMAREKWPSLTEALATMHRPQEAAALLPEAPAWRRLAFDELLASQLALGLVRRNARKTAGKARQFSGERTAKLHELLPFALTQAQQDAVAHIRKDLRSPERMLRLLQGDVGSGKTLVALTAMLDVSEDGGQAALMAPTEILARQHFATIAPLAESIGLTTALFTGKDIAGRGEKLAALAAGDIDIAIGTHALFQESVAFKDLGLVIVDEQHRFGVHQRMLLSAKGSAPDLLVMTATPIPRTLVLTYFGDMEISELREKPAGRRPIDTRVASSERLLEVKERIRSAVDKGEKVYWVCPLVEESESLDVAAAEERFRDLEKMFGSRALLLHGRMKGAEKAAAMQHFREPGGAVLVATTVIEVGVDVPDASIIVIEHAERFGLAQLHQLRGRVGRGDKPSSCLLLYKPPLSETARERLKVMRETNDGFVIAEADLKLRGEGDLLGTRQSGMPGFRLARPEFHGDLLALARDEAKLILAREEKGGYVGREAVRCLLYLFGRDEAIRLMRSG; from the coding sequence ATGCGCCCCGCCCTTCTCGATCCGCTTTTTGCAGAGGCCGCCTCGCTGCCTGGGGTGGGACCGAAAGTGGAGAAGCTCCTCGCACGGGTGACCGGTGTGGCCGAGGGGCCACCTCTTGTGCGCGACCTGCTCTTCCATCTGCCGGTTTCAGCGATAGCGCGACAGCAGATCGCTAGCCTGGACGAGCTTCCACAGCAAGGCCATGTCGTCGTAACCGGCAAAGTGGAGCATCATGAAGCGCCACGCCGGCATTCGCGCGCGCCTTATCGCGTCATTCTCGATGACGGCCGCGGCACCGTGGAGCTCATCTTTTTCAACATTCGCAGCCAGTGGATCGAAAAAATCCTGCCTCTCGGCGCGACCCGCACGGTTTCGGGACGCCTCGACTGGTTCGATTATCGCGCCCAGATCGTGCATCCGGAGGTGATGGAGCCAGGCGCGGCCGACAAGATCCAGATGGTCGAGCCGATCTACCCGCTGACGGAGGGTCTGTCCTCCCGGGTCCTCGGCAAAATCATACGGGCGGCGCTCGAAAGGGCGCCGACATTGCCGGAATGGATTACGTCAGACCTGATGGCGCGAGAGAAATGGCCCTCGCTCACCGAGGCTCTCGCGACGATGCACCGGCCGCAGGAGGCCGCAGCCCTCCTGCCCGAAGCGCCTGCCTGGCGGCGCCTCGCCTTCGACGAATTGCTGGCAAGCCAGCTCGCTCTCGGGCTGGTGCGCCGAAACGCTCGCAAGACTGCCGGCAAAGCGCGCCAATTCTCTGGCGAACGCACCGCAAAGCTGCACGAGCTCTTGCCTTTTGCGCTCACGCAAGCCCAGCAGGATGCCGTCGCCCACATCCGCAAGGATCTGCGTTCACCAGAGCGGATGCTGCGTCTCCTCCAAGGCGACGTCGGTTCCGGCAAGACGCTGGTCGCACTCACCGCGATGCTCGATGTCAGCGAAGATGGCGGACAAGCCGCCTTGATGGCACCGACCGAGATCCTGGCACGGCAGCATTTTGCGACGATCGCACCGCTTGCCGAATCGATCGGGCTGACGACGGCCCTTTTCACCGGCAAGGACATCGCCGGCCGCGGCGAGAAGCTTGCAGCGCTCGCAGCCGGTGACATCGATATCGCAATCGGCACACACGCCCTCTTTCAGGAGAGCGTGGCTTTCAAAGATCTCGGTCTCGTCATCGTCGACGAGCAGCATCGCTTCGGCGTCCACCAGCGCATGCTCTTATCGGCCAAAGGGAGCGCGCCGGACCTGCTCGTCATGACGGCAACCCCGATCCCGCGCACGCTCGTCCTCACCTATTTCGGCGACATGGAGATTTCCGAGCTGCGTGAAAAGCCGGCAGGACGGCGTCCCATAGACACGCGTGTCGCCTCCTCCGAACGGCTCTTAGAAGTGAAAGAGCGAATCCGTTCCGCCGTCGACAAAGGGGAAAAGGTCTATTGGGTCTGCCCGCTCGTCGAAGAATCGGAATCGCTCGATGTGGCGGCGGCGGAAGAGCGCTTTCGCGACCTCGAAAAGATGTTCGGATCGCGGGCCCTGCTCCTCCACGGACGGATGAAGGGTGCCGAAAAGGCCGCAGCGATGCAACATTTCCGGGAGCCGGGCGGCGCCGTTCTCGTGGCGACCACCGTGATCGAGGTCGGCGTCGATGTCCCGGATGCCTCCATCATCGTCATCGAACATGCCGAACGTTTCGGCCTCGCCCAGCTACATCAGCTGCGCGGCCGGGTTGGACGCGGCGACAAGCCCTCGAGTTGCCTGCTGCTCTACAAGCCGCCCTTGAGCGAGACGGCCCGCGAACGGCTCAAGGTGATGCGGGAAACGAATGACGGCTTCGTCATCGCCGAAGCGGATCTGAAGCTTCGCGGCGAAGGCGATCTTCTCGGCACGCGGCAGTCCGGCATGCCCGGTTTCCGGCTCGCCCGGCCGGAATTCCATGGTGATCTCCTGGCGCTCGCGAGAGACGAGGCAAAGCTCATCCTCGCCCGTGAAGAAAAGGGCGGATATGTGGGGCGCGAGGCCGTTCGATGTCTTCTCTATCTTTTCGGGAGAGACGAAGCGATCCGGCTTATGCGTTCGGGGTGA
- a CDS encoding efflux RND transporter periplasmic adaptor subunit, translating to MIDLRLPSPATGRRTFPMRAALALALALAPATVLAQGAPGAGGPPAVNIEQVRLGDVTEQQVFTGRIEAAESVEIRARVQGYLGERQFEEGAEVEKGQVLFTIDAAPYEAAVSQAEAAVQNAHAALELNNLSYERQQTLRERNTGSQAALDEARANRDQAEATLRQNEAALKLAQLDLGYTKITAPISGRIGVAAFSEGAFIGPDSGALARIVQQDPMRVAFPVPQRRLINIGQTEKQRDEVVIKLRLADGSIYDQEGEILFTNIEANEGTDSVMVRARVPNPDRVLYDKQLVDVIVAARKPEEKLLMPQSAMLIDQQGTYTLVVNDENKVEQRRIETGEQRGPAVVVTEGLEAGDRVIVAGQQKAQPGMQVEPQDVTPKEQASTSAPSTNQ from the coding sequence ATGATCGATCTTCGCCTTCCCTCCCCGGCAACGGGGCGTCGTACCTTTCCTATGCGCGCCGCACTCGCATTGGCGCTGGCGCTCGCACCTGCCACGGTCTTGGCTCAGGGAGCGCCGGGAGCTGGCGGCCCGCCGGCCGTTAACATCGAGCAGGTTCGCCTCGGTGACGTGACCGAGCAGCAGGTCTTCACCGGCCGGATCGAAGCTGCGGAAAGCGTCGAAATCCGGGCGCGCGTGCAAGGATATCTCGGAGAGCGTCAATTTGAAGAAGGCGCCGAGGTCGAAAAAGGCCAGGTGCTCTTCACTATCGATGCAGCACCTTATGAAGCAGCGGTTTCTCAGGCCGAGGCGGCCGTCCAGAATGCGCATGCCGCCCTCGAGCTCAACAATCTGAGCTACGAACGGCAGCAGACACTGCGCGAGCGCAATACCGGCTCGCAGGCCGCACTCGACGAAGCTCGCGCCAACCGAGATCAGGCGGAGGCAACCCTTCGTCAGAACGAAGCAGCCCTCAAACTGGCGCAGCTCGATCTTGGGTACACGAAAATCACGGCCCCGATCAGCGGGCGCATCGGCGTCGCGGCTTTTTCCGAAGGCGCGTTCATCGGTCCCGACAGCGGCGCCCTTGCACGCATCGTGCAGCAAGATCCGATGCGCGTGGCCTTCCCGGTGCCGCAGCGACGTTTGATCAATATCGGTCAGACCGAGAAACAAAGGGATGAGGTCGTCATCAAGCTGCGTCTTGCCGACGGCAGCATCTACGACCAAGAGGGCGAGATTCTCTTCACCAACATCGAAGCGAACGAGGGTACGGATTCAGTGATGGTGCGGGCTCGCGTCCCCAATCCGGACCGAGTTTTGTACGACAAGCAGCTCGTCGATGTGATCGTCGCCGCACGCAAGCCCGAAGAAAAGCTCCTGATGCCGCAATCGGCTATGCTCATCGATCAGCAGGGCACCTACACCCTCGTCGTCAACGATGAGAACAAGGTCGAGCAGCGTCGTATCGAAACGGGCGAGCAGCGCGGTCCGGCGGTGGTCGTCACCGAAGGCCTGGAGGCCGGGGACAGGGTGATCGTCGCAGGTCAGCAAAAAGCTCAACCGGGCATGCAGGTCGAACCGCAGGACGTTACCCCGAAGGAGCAGGCGTCGACCTCAGCTCCCTCGACGAACCAGTAA